From Streptomyces sp. TLI_235, a single genomic window includes:
- a CDS encoding TetR family transcriptional regulator, producing MPKIRAATVAEHRQLQRAALLDAARSLLAEGGREALTFAALATRTGLARSSVYEYFRSRAAVVEELCAVDLPLWAAEIEAGMAVCDSARDRLEAYIRGQLHLAADPRHLAVTAISEVELDEAARDRIRATHSSLVALVVEALGELGHANPRLAAVLLQGVVDSASRQAERATPEEAVAIAEAAVALALDGLAASDRG from the coding sequence GTGCCGAAGATCAGGGCCGCCACGGTGGCCGAGCATCGCCAGTTGCAGCGGGCCGCCCTCCTGGACGCCGCCCGCTCGCTGCTCGCCGAGGGCGGCCGGGAGGCACTGACCTTCGCGGCCCTCGCCACCCGGACCGGTCTGGCCCGGTCTTCCGTGTACGAGTACTTCCGCTCCCGTGCGGCGGTGGTCGAGGAGCTCTGCGCCGTCGACCTTCCGCTGTGGGCCGCCGAGATCGAGGCCGGTATGGCTGTGTGCGACAGCGCTCGGGACCGGTTGGAGGCGTACATCCGCGGCCAGCTGCACCTGGCGGCCGACCCTCGGCACCTCGCGGTGACGGCGATCTCCGAGGTGGAGCTGGACGAGGCCGCGCGCGACCGGATCCGGGCGACGCACAGCAGCCTGGTCGCGCTGGTCGTCGAGGCCCTGGGGGAGCTCGGCCACGCGAATCCCCGCCTCGCCGCCGTGCTGCTGCAGGGGGTGGTCGACTCGGCCTCGCGGCAGGCGGAGCGTGCCACACCCGAGGAGGCCGTTGCGATCGCCGAGGCGGCGGTCGCCCTGGCCCTGGACGGACTGGCGGCCTCCGACCGCGGGTAG
- a CDS encoding RNA polymerase sigma-28 (SigD/FliA/WhiG) subunit, which translates to MLWRSYKESGDPRLREQLILHYSPLVKYVAGRVGVGLPANVEQADFVSSGVFGLIDAIEKFDIDRAIKFETYAISRIRGAIIDELRALDWIPRSVRQKAKTVERTYATLEARLRRTPHEPEVAAEMGITLEDLHAIFSQLSLANVMALDELIHPIGESGDALTLMDTLEDTGADNPVEIAEDRELRRLLATAVSTLPEREKTVVTLYYYEGLTLAEIGQVLGVTESRVSQIHTKSVLQLRAKLSDVR; encoded by the coding sequence ATGCTCTGGCGCTCGTACAAGGAGTCGGGGGACCCGCGGCTCCGGGAGCAGTTGATCCTGCACTACTCGCCTCTGGTCAAGTACGTGGCCGGTCGGGTCGGCGTCGGCCTGCCGGCGAACGTGGAGCAGGCCGACTTCGTGTCCTCCGGTGTGTTCGGGCTGATCGACGCGATCGAGAAGTTCGACATCGACCGCGCGATCAAGTTCGAGACCTACGCGATCAGCCGGATCCGCGGGGCGATCATCGATGAACTCCGCGCGCTCGACTGGATCCCCCGGTCGGTCCGGCAGAAGGCCAAGACCGTCGAGCGGACGTACGCCACGTTGGAGGCCCGGCTGCGGAGAACGCCGCACGAACCCGAGGTGGCGGCTGAGATGGGCATCACGCTGGAGGACCTGCACGCGATCTTCAGCCAGCTGTCCCTCGCCAATGTGATGGCCCTCGACGAACTGATCCACCCGATCGGGGAGAGCGGCGACGCCCTCACTCTGATGGACACCCTGGAGGACACCGGCGCGGACAACCCGGTCGAGATCGCCGAGGACCGCGAACTCCGCCGCCTGCTCGCCACCGCGGTCAGCACCCTGCCCGAACGGGAGAAGACAGTGGTGACGCTCTACTACTACGAGGGCCTCACCCTGGCGGAGATCGGCCAGGTGCTGGGGGTCACCGAGAGCAGGGTCAGTCAGATCCACACCAAATCGGTGCTGCAGCTCCGCGCCAAGCTCTCCGACGTCCGCTGA
- a CDS encoding DNA processing protein: MDSTSVNTATRTGGGAADCGSHLALDTDPRPVGRPSAGPAQVPPPGGPPAPSPERLARAALTRLIEPGDAVMGRWLAELGATTVINAVRGRADPQSLGLDPGRVADYRARCTALDPLADLRLVDRHGGRFIIPGDAEWPSQLDDLREGRPVGLWVRGTGSLRLLALRSVAMVGSRACTAYGAHVAGEIAAQLAERGWVVVSGAAYGIDAAAHRGTLAVGGATVGVLACGVDMSYPPGNTELIRRISQQGLLVSELPPGAHPNRFRFVLRNRVIAALTRGTVVVEAAVRSGALSTARRARDLNRHTMGVAGPVTSALSAGVHALIRSGGATLVTDAAEIAELIGAIGDDLAPARSGPVLPRDLLEPSVARVLEAVPAGVEGAPVDRLAREAGLSPDAVLQHLYELVSLGYVERFGAHWRLVRRR, from the coding sequence ATGGACAGCACCAGCGTCAACACCGCAACGCGCACCGGCGGTGGGGCAGCCGACTGCGGGTCGCACCTCGCGCTCGACACCGACCCCCGGCCGGTCGGACGCCCTTCGGCCGGCCCGGCGCAGGTTCCCCCACCCGGCGGGCCCCCGGCGCCCTCACCGGAGCGCCTGGCCAGGGCCGCCCTCACCCGGCTGATCGAGCCGGGTGACGCCGTGATGGGCCGCTGGCTCGCCGAACTCGGCGCCACCACGGTGATCAACGCCGTCCGGGGCAGGGCGGACCCGCAGTCGCTCGGCCTCGATCCGGGCCGGGTCGCCGACTACCGGGCCCGCTGTACGGCGCTCGACCCCCTGGCGGACCTCCGACTCGTCGACCGCCACGGCGGACGGTTCATCATTCCGGGCGACGCCGAATGGCCCAGCCAGTTGGACGATCTCCGCGAGGGGCGGCCGGTCGGTCTCTGGGTGCGTGGCACCGGCTCGCTCCGCCTGCTGGCGCTGCGGTCCGTTGCCATGGTCGGCTCCCGGGCGTGCACCGCCTACGGTGCGCATGTCGCCGGTGAGATCGCCGCCCAACTGGCCGAACGCGGCTGGGTGGTGGTGTCCGGAGCCGCCTACGGGATCGACGCGGCGGCGCACCGCGGCACCCTCGCCGTCGGCGGAGCCACGGTCGGCGTCCTCGCCTGCGGCGTCGACATGAGCTACCCGCCCGGCAACACCGAGCTGATCCGCCGGATCTCCCAGCAGGGGCTGCTGGTCAGCGAACTGCCGCCCGGCGCCCATCCCAACCGCTTCCGGTTCGTCCTGCGGAACCGCGTCATAGCGGCGCTCACCCGCGGCACAGTCGTCGTCGAGGCGGCCGTCCGCAGCGGGGCCCTCAGCACCGCACGCCGGGCCCGCGATCTCAATCGGCACACCATGGGTGTCGCCGGCCCGGTCACCTCAGCGCTGTCCGCAGGCGTGCACGCACTCATCCGCAGCGGCGGCGCCACGCTGGTGACCGACGCCGCCGAGATCGCCGAACTCATCGGGGCGATCGGCGACGACCTCGCTCCAGCCAGGTCAGGTCCGGTTCTGCCGAGGGACCTGCTGGAGCCGTCGGTGGCACGCGTACTCGAAGCCGTCCCCGCCGGGGTGGAGGGCGCACCGGTCGACCGACTCGCCCGGGAGGCGGGACTTTCTCCGGACGCCGTGCTGCAGCATCTGTACGAGCTGGTGTCGCTCGGCTATGTCGAGCGATTCGGCGCGCACTGGCGGCTGGTTCGGCGTCGCTGA
- a CDS encoding magnesium chelatase family protein: MTRRHEKHPPSCIALAVACAVLAAADRIDPAAIAELLIIGELGLDGRVRPVRGVLPSVLAAADAGYRQVVVAEQTAAEASLVPGISVLGVRSLRQLVALLTDATPPDDEPEILAGRPDPLLAGLLLPGIGIRDISSARAVRPDLADVAGQYEARHALEIAAAGGHHLYLKGPPGAGKTMLAERLPALLPPLTEKEALEVTAVHSVAGLLPPNRPLVDSPPYCAPHHSTTMPAIVGGGSGMPRPGAVSLAHRGVLFLDEAPEFPVRVLDALRQPLESGEVMIARAAGSMRLPARFLLCLAANPCPCGRHSIRGEGCECTPTMVNRYQARLSGPLLDRVDLQVQVSSVSRAELMTRDSAAESTAVVASRVLAARHRAAARLAETPWRTNGEVPGHELRTRWRLQPDALTDAERDLERGLLTARGLDRVLRVAWTIADLAGRERPARSDVRTALALRTGVHRGPMAERPRLPRDTDLDHTHDL, encoded by the coding sequence GTGACCCGCCGACATGAGAAGCATCCCCCTTCATGCATTGCCCTGGCCGTCGCCTGCGCCGTACTCGCGGCGGCGGACCGGATCGACCCCGCAGCGATCGCCGAACTGCTCATCATCGGCGAACTCGGGCTGGACGGCCGGGTGCGGCCCGTCCGGGGTGTGCTGCCGTCCGTGCTGGCGGCCGCCGACGCCGGGTACCGCCAGGTCGTCGTGGCGGAGCAGACCGCGGCGGAGGCCTCCCTCGTCCCGGGCATCTCCGTGCTGGGCGTCCGGAGCCTGCGCCAACTCGTCGCACTGCTCACCGACGCCACGCCGCCCGACGACGAGCCGGAGATCCTGGCCGGCCGCCCGGACCCACTGCTGGCCGGCCTGCTGCTGCCCGGTATCGGCATCCGCGACATCTCGTCCGCACGCGCCGTCCGGCCGGACCTCGCCGATGTCGCGGGCCAGTACGAGGCCCGGCACGCCCTGGAGATCGCCGCAGCCGGCGGGCACCACCTCTACCTCAAGGGCCCGCCCGGCGCTGGCAAGACCATGCTGGCCGAGCGCCTGCCCGCCCTGCTCCCGCCGCTCACCGAGAAGGAGGCGCTGGAGGTCACCGCCGTGCATTCCGTCGCCGGGCTGCTGCCACCGAACCGGCCGCTCGTCGACAGCCCGCCCTACTGCGCGCCGCACCACTCGACGACGATGCCCGCCATCGTCGGCGGCGGCAGCGGGATGCCGAGACCCGGCGCCGTCTCCCTGGCGCACCGGGGGGTGCTCTTCCTGGACGAGGCGCCGGAGTTCCCGGTCCGCGTCCTCGACGCCCTGCGGCAGCCGCTGGAGTCGGGCGAGGTGATGATCGCCCGCGCGGCCGGCTCCATGCGGCTGCCCGCCCGCTTCCTGCTCTGCCTCGCGGCCAACCCGTGCCCCTGCGGGCGCCACTCGATCCGCGGCGAGGGCTGCGAGTGCACACCGACGATGGTCAACCGGTACCAGGCGAGACTCTCCGGACCTCTGCTGGACCGGGTCGATCTCCAGGTCCAGGTGTCTTCGGTCTCCCGGGCGGAACTGATGACCCGCGACAGCGCGGCCGAGTCCACCGCCGTCGTGGCCTCCCGCGTCCTGGCCGCCCGCCACCGCGCGGCCGCCCGGCTGGCCGAGACCCCGTGGCGCACCAATGGCGAGGTGCCGGGCCACGAACTGCGGACACGCTGGCGGTTGCAGCCCGACGCACTGACCGACGCCGAACGGGACCTGGAGCGGGGGCTGCTGACGGCCCGCGGACTCGACCGGGTCCTGCGGGTGGCCTGGACCATCGCCGACCTGGCCGGCCGCGAACGGCCGGCGCGGTCCGACGTCAGAACCGCCCTCGCCCTGCGGACCGGTGTCCACCGCGGCCCGATGGCCGAGCGGCCGCGACTCCCGCGCGACACCGACCTGGACCACACCCACGATCTGTGA
- a CDS encoding S-DNA-T family DNA segregation ATPase FtsK/SpoIIIE, whose amino-acid sequence MSEHTIGPTPGPADDDDQSVYAADLQAAFTPEVLADLEAAMRGLEGDQPATGTTVIPKPAAPVLDMTKAPTPAEPARVIEPTPDEIVLGGEQYGITLREDPEGDLPFVPLWVRSAGGWKFRTRVARVQARRAVRRWLARQRTTRGHGAQFRRGLRITTEWVGGLEGANMDAARTQAYMAARESRQLARAARFKAMPSTKAKARAEADRAQTAAIAAANTYKRAKADRTRARLTRGTIAYGPAVAALGYGYVAGGLPGLGAAASATFAGGAFVGRRPDYADESWGGEFEYLGDGVPLTEPLLNRVFVAAKVIAENETLRMVTPCMSERDGAAWLAMFDLPPGITVRKALAASEALASAFGVEVAQLDMAKAGRAGRIDLRVANELPFTGTPERGPLLAHEGPVNFWEKVPMATSVRGLPVLISWVERSGLLGGEPGAGKSAAANNVLLAAALDPRVILWLADGKGGGDLEPFDAIATETEPDGDPEAMLAMLRRLKQEMAKRYAFLKSIGKRKVTEELANKYPQQLRQLLFYVDELMSYLTDDEKLGKQIAKMIRLIVSKGRAAGIITIAATQKPGSDVVPTSLRDILSIRFALRCLTPQASDTILGQGAAAAGYNAKAIEAEMRGAGYLWAEGSNPLLVRAHFYKDEEVTALLERAHALREAAGTLPSGEMPLPARLRGLGTAEGNALAVLVEAFEEYDRARTTEDGEEQAEDPTEWLPTAYLVEALTKAGIALTEKALGDLVRRSAEQAKRRDWEGRKTSGYPVEAIMTAASKALAPAA is encoded by the coding sequence ATGTCCGAGCACACCATCGGCCCCACCCCCGGCCCCGCCGACGATGACGACCAGTCCGTCTACGCCGCCGACCTGCAGGCGGCCTTCACCCCCGAGGTCCTCGCCGACCTGGAGGCCGCCATGCGCGGCCTGGAGGGCGACCAGCCGGCCACCGGCACCACCGTGATCCCGAAGCCCGCCGCCCCTGTCCTCGACATGACCAAGGCCCCTACCCCCGCGGAGCCCGCCCGGGTGATCGAGCCGACGCCCGACGAGATCGTCCTCGGCGGCGAGCAGTACGGCATCACCCTCCGCGAGGACCCCGAGGGCGACCTCCCCTTCGTCCCCCTGTGGGTCCGCTCCGCCGGCGGCTGGAAGTTCCGCACCCGAGTCGCCCGCGTCCAGGCCCGCCGCGCGGTGCGCCGCTGGCTCGCCCGGCAGCGCACCACCCGCGGCCACGGCGCCCAGTTCCGCCGGGGCCTGCGCATCACCACCGAGTGGGTCGGCGGCCTGGAGGGCGCCAACATGGACGCCGCCCGCACCCAGGCGTACATGGCCGCCCGCGAGTCCCGGCAGCTCGCCCGCGCCGCCCGCTTCAAGGCCATGCCCTCGACGAAGGCCAAGGCCCGGGCGGAGGCCGACCGGGCGCAGACCGCCGCCATCGCCGCCGCGAACACGTACAAGCGCGCCAAGGCCGACCGCACCCGCGCCCGCCTCACCCGCGGCACCATCGCCTACGGCCCAGCCGTCGCCGCCCTCGGCTACGGCTACGTCGCCGGCGGCCTGCCCGGTCTCGGTGCAGCCGCATCCGCCACGTTCGCCGGCGGCGCGTTCGTCGGCCGCCGCCCCGACTACGCGGACGAGTCGTGGGGCGGGGAGTTCGAGTACCTCGGCGATGGCGTCCCGCTGACCGAGCCGTTGCTGAACCGGGTGTTCGTCGCCGCGAAGGTCATCGCCGAGAACGAGACACTGCGCATGGTCACCCCGTGCATGAGTGAGCGGGACGGCGCCGCGTGGCTGGCGATGTTCGACCTGCCGCCGGGCATCACCGTCCGCAAGGCCCTGGCCGCCTCCGAGGCCCTGGCGTCCGCGTTCGGTGTCGAGGTCGCCCAGCTCGACATGGCCAAGGCCGGCCGCGCCGGGCGGATCGACCTGCGGGTTGCGAACGAGCTGCCGTTCACCGGCACCCCGGAGCGCGGTCCGCTGCTCGCCCACGAAGGCCCGGTGAACTTCTGGGAGAAGGTGCCGATGGCCACCAGCGTGCGCGGCCTGCCGGTGCTGATCTCGTGGGTGGAGCGCTCCGGCCTGCTCGGAGGCGAGCCCGGCGCCGGCAAGTCCGCCGCGGCGAACAACGTGCTCCTGGCCGCCGCGCTCGACCCGCGGGTGATCCTTTGGCTCGCGGACGGCAAGGGCGGCGGCGACCTGGAGCCGTTCGACGCCATCGCAACCGAGACCGAGCCCGACGGCGACCCGGAGGCCATGCTCGCCATGCTCCGCCGCCTCAAGCAGGAGATGGCCAAGCGGTACGCCTTCCTCAAGAGCATCGGCAAGCGGAAGGTCACCGAGGAGCTCGCCAACAAGTACCCGCAGCAGCTGCGTCAGCTCCTCTTCTACGTCGACGAGCTGATGAGCTACCTGACGGATGACGAGAAGCTCGGAAAGCAGATCGCAAAGATGATCCGGCTCATCGTCTCCAAGGGCCGCGCCGCCGGGATCATCACCATCGCCGCCACCCAGAAGCCCGGATCCGACGTCGTCCCCACCTCGCTGCGCGACATCCTGTCCATCCGGTTCGCGTTGCGCTGCCTTACCCCGCAGGCCTCGGACACCATTTTGGGCCAGGGCGCGGCGGCGGCTGGCTACAACGCGAAGGCGATCGAGGCGGAGATGCGGGGCGCCGGCTACCTGTGGGCGGAGGGCTCAAACCCGCTCCTGGTCCGTGCGCACTTCTACAAGGACGAGGAGGTGACGGCGCTGCTGGAGCGTGCCCACGCCCTGCGCGAGGCGGCCGGCACCCTGCCGTCCGGGGAGATGCCGCTCCCGGCCCGGCTGCGCGGACTCGGCACCGCCGAGGGCAACGCGCTCGCGGTCCTGGTCGAGGCATTCGAGGAGTACGACCGGGCCCGCACCACCGAGGACGGCGAGGAGCAGGCCGAGGACCCCACGGAGTGGCTGCCCACCGCCTACCTGGTCGAGGCCCTCACCAAGGCCGGCATCGCCCTGACGGAGAAGGCGCTCGGCGACCTGGTCCGCCGGAGTGCCGAGCAGGCCAAGCGCCGCGACTGGGAGGGCCGGAAGACGAGCGGCTACCCGGTGGAGGCGATCATGACCGCCGCCTCTAAGGCCCTCGCACCGGCCGCCTGA